ttttcttttgcaACATGAGTGTGGACATTTGCACCCCTCTACTTGCGAGTGTGagtgcttttttttttggtagAGTGTCTTGCTGTATGCTGGCTGCTCACCCCACCTCGTTTTTTGCTCCCTACAACTCCGCATATATCGTACGCGTgatgcgttttttttttagttgcttttttttctgtgtgctTGCGGCTCTGCGCACCTTTCGCAAAGGTCTTTGCTGCAGCCGTAGTGTTTGCTTCGTACATTCTTGCGCATAATAAGGTGTTCACCCACCGTTTAGAGAGAACAACAGGATCTGCATTGAAAGGACCCGGTCGTGATTCTCAAATGGAGGCATAGcgccggaaaaaaaaagccgcAACAAAAAGAATTCAGttcagtgtgtgtgtgtgtacggcCACACAAAGGAGGCGAGAAAGTTCGTGGATAATACCCAAGGACGCCGAGCGGGCATCCCGCTCCCCTCGTTCTCTTTGGATGCACACACAGTTGCACGGAGCCCCAGAGGCACCGATCCTGCTCTTGGCGTTGTAAGCAAAATATTCGACGCGCTAGAGTGCAAAAGGCATCTCTCGCGCCTCAccgcgcgtgcctgtgtcCGTTCTGCTCTGCGTTCTTGTTGcagcgagcgccgcctcacGCGCTCGGTGTGACAACCGACACCACTGACACTTCTCCAAACTCTCACCTCGAGCAGCCCACTGAAGAAATCAGAGAAAAACTGCTTCGCAGTTAGTTGCACAGGCCGTCGAGTCGGATTCCGTCCCTGCAAAGCCCATGAACCCCGCCACCcaagacgctgcggcggcggaggaggagtcgCCGGTGGTGTGCACCGCAAAGAAGTACATCTTTGACCTGCACTCCTACGCTTGGAAAGAAAGCGACTGCCTTATCCGAATTCCTCGCCCGCACAAGGGCATGGGCCACGGTGGCATGCGAGTCTGTTACGCTGTGGAGGACGTGGATGAGGAGGGAGCTGGGACACCGATGGTGGCCAAGATGTTTCGCCGCAACATCAGTGACGTTGTAGAGAAAGACTACTTCAACGAGGGAGCCGCGCAGTGCATGTGCGAAGAGTTTGCGAACAACTTCAACCGCATTCACCTCACCAACATTCACAAGCCGAACATCTCTTTTCTGCAGTGTTACGTAGTCCGCATCCCTCGCGACAGCATCCCGGTGGCTTCCCAGAAGAAGCGTACTGGTTTTTTCTCTTACAAGACTCAGGATACGGGGGAGGTGATGTTTGTGATGGAGCCGATGCTGAGCGGCAAATTCACCAAGTACAACAGCAACTATGGCGAAACCTACCGTGAAGACAAAAAAGCAGCCCTTACGTCGtcggaggcgaagcggcgaACGGAGGTCTTTGAAGCCGCAGAGGCCTTCTCGCATTTTACCCTGGTGGAAAGTGGCGGCTCGATGCTCGTGTGCGATCTGCAAGGCGTTAATGACTTCCTTACCGACCCGCAAATTCACACGGAGGACGGCAAGGGACTTGGCATGGGCAACATGGGGCAGGAGGGTATCGACAAGTGGATAGAGAAGCACGAATGCAATGAGATCTGTCGCGCGCTGGGTCTGCAGCCTTTGCTTGGCGCCGTGCCCAGCTCGACGGCATgcgcgaaggaggagaatCTCAATCTTGGTCTGCGCGCCCAGCTGCAGAGCCAAAACCCTGTCCGTTTGCGCGATTTAGTTCCCCTGACCAAGCCGCTCGAGGAGATGACAGAGGCGGAACGCATCGAGTACGCCTTGAAAGTCTCACGTCTCACAGATTAGTGCCGCCGAAAAGACGTCGTGAGTGCTCGCTTCCCAGATGGCGCCTCTGTTGAAGCTGATCGCAGACGTTTGGGCGAAGATAAGAGTGCAAGAGCAGAAACATGTTTGCCGCTGTGCGGCTTCTCTATCCGTCAGGTGCTTTCTTGAGACATGCACGCTTTGCCTGTGGTCTCCGCTTTAGTTGCTGCTTTACAGATTTTTCTGTGCTGTGCACTCTCGCTTATTTTTCTCCTCCGTCAGTTTAGATCTGCTTCTGTGTTGCGCATCCTCTGCTTCTACATctatgtatgtatgtatactTTCGCCCTCGTCTCTCACGTGGATAATGCCGCGGCTGGTTGgaatgggggggggggcagccgCACACATCCTGCATGCGGCTTTCGCTTCGCGATTTGTTGCCCGTGCCTGCCCCTGATNNNNNNNNNNNNNNNNNNNNNNNNNNNNNNNNNNNNNNNNNNNNNNNNNNNNNNNNNNNNNNNNNNNNNNNNNNNNNNNNNNNNNNNNNNNNNNNNNNNAGAGTGCAAGAGCAGAAACATGTTTGCCGCTGTGCGGCTTCTCTATCCGTCAGGTGCTTTCTTGAGACATGCACGCTTTGCCTGTGGTCTCCGCTTTAGTTGCTGCTTTACAGATTTTTCTGTGCTGTGCACTCTCGCTTATTTTTCTCCTCCGTCAGTTTAGATCTGCTTCTGTGTTGCGCATCCTCTGCTTCTACATctatgtatgtatgtatactTTCGCCCTCGTCTCTCACGTGGATAATGCCGCGGCTGGTTGgaatggggggggggggcagccgCACACATCCTGCATGCGGCTTTCGCTTCGCGATTTGTTGCCCGTGCCTGCCCCTGATGACGCcggccacctcagcgcgtggtATCGGCGTCGAGCGCCCAGGCTTTCTGGAGAAgcggcgaggctgccgccTACTTCTGGGCACGGCTGGCGGACGCTTGGTGTCGGTGGGCAGGCTCGGTGCCGCTCTGTGCGGGGGAGACTTGCTGCCGTGATGATGCTTGTACCAGCTCCCCAGGAAGCACGCCAAGGACGCGGCACGTATTGGAGAGCAAGAGGCACGCCGATCAGCCCCACAGCACATGCCTGCGAAGCGCACGGCACCTCCGACGTCCCGGGCGGGTGGGCTGGCGAGGCCCGGGTGCCGGCAGCATGGCGAGAGCAGCCCGAATCAACGCAGCGAGTCCTCCAGACGCCCATGTGGAGTGTCGCCACACGGTGGCACGGGAgtgcgcggcgcgaggcAACGGGGTGCGAAGGATGGCCcgcaggcagcggtgcgcagggTCTCggagggccctggcctgAGAGGCTGGCCGACGTTGTCCGTGAGCTCACCCGGTGCGCGGGTAGCTGACGCCTCGCCTGTTGGCCGGCGCGACGGGCGCCACGGCTTCCGCCCTCGNNNNNNNNNNNNNNNNNNNNNNNNNNNNNNNNNNNNNNNNNNNNNNNNNNNNNNNNNNNNNNNNNNNNNNNNNNNNNNNNNNNNNNNNNNNNNNNNNNNTGACGCCTCGCCTGTTGGCCGGCGCGACGGGCGCCACGgcttccgccctcgagcgGGGGGACCCTTGGCGGCTGCGTGCTTTGGGTGAAGGCGTGCAGGCCACCCGCGTCTGCGTCTGGCGCGGATCgggcagcacgccgccggcggagggACCGAGAGGGGCAGGACGGGGAGAGCTGGTTAGACGCGTGGCCTGATTCGATGACAGGGGCTGGGCGGGCGCGTCCCAGAGGGCCTggatgccgcggcggtgcggcagcggtggtggagctGTGGCTGGGTGTGCGTATATTCTGTTGCCCTGTACTTGGTCGAATATGGACACGCTGAAGGAAAAGGTAAACGCGCCTAGTCTGTGTTTGTGAACCTCCCTGCGATCAGGCTTTTACGTCTCTATGTATGATTTGTGTTACAAGTTTTGCGCTTCTTAGCTAGCGACTGCGGCTTTTCGTGTGTTGCCGAATCGGTCGTTGTTTTGCATGCTTTTTGCAGCGTTTTCGCGAAGGGGCAGGCAGTTGTTAGCTACACGGCAGGACCATTTTTTAATTGTTTCAGCGGTTCGCTTTTTCCCCGATTTCTCCAACTCTCGTTTTCTATTTGGCGTGTTagctctcctcctctttctgtCCTCCTTTGGCTGGTGTGTTGGTGGTTTTAGTTGCGTGTGGGAATGTCGTCAGTCGAGGACTGCTTTTTGCTTTTAGAGGGCTGACAGACATCCTTTATCCATGGGAGAGCAGATGCCGTACGTGAAGTAACTCACTTCTAGCGCGGACATTGCTGCACTTGAcaggagagggtgggagTACTGCAAGCATGGAATGGCACTGGGTCTATCTAAGTGGCAAGCAGTGCTATCTTGTCCTCTGATGCACGTCCGTCAGCGCCAAGTGAGCGAAATATCTACACAAGGagtaaaaaaaaatgatCAGCATCTCACTTGCCGGCGTGTTTGTATGCGGCCgtcttttcttctctgttcGTCGTCTCGTTCGAGTCTACAAGATGCCAATGCAGGAACCGCGCGTGAGTTCCACACATGACGTGTTCCGTGATGGGTgagggcgggagagggatACAGGTCCAGCGCGTAGACCTGGTGTCTGCGCCCTTCCCCGTTTTGTTTGCGTCGCCTTTCGCCTGCACGCCAGCTAGCATTTTCTCAAGATCCCTCATGCATCTTGCACCATTTCTCTCACctcgtttttcttcttccgtCTACGCATACTGTGCACCCCTTTCCATATTCTCGTTCGCTGCCGGTTACCCTCACTCTCCTGTTTGTGCCCGTCTTCACTGGTGCATTCTACGTACACCCGACGCCATGAATGGACCGCGGACAACCACACGCCCACccgccgacacacgcactgGCAATGTGACGCCGGTTTCTAGTAGGTATACTCACTAGCACAACAACACAGGCCGATTCAAAGCGGTTCCGTTCTTATTGTCATCTGTTGAGAGTTAACCTCCCCCCGCCTTCTGTCGCTGTTTGGTTGTTCCGCTCACGAGTGAGTGTCCCCACGTCTGCACGCGTTGTCCCCTCTCTTGTTTCGTTCACCCTTCTCTTTGTTGTTtgatgttttttttttattttgcTGCTCACGGCAAATTTTTcatttttgtttttgtgttttAGGAGCCCGCACTcgctgtctgtctgtcgTTGTCGCTGCACTCGGCGTTTGTCTGTCCACTATCCCTTTCTTTCGCTTCTGctcgttg
This genomic stretch from Leishmania donovani BPK282A1 complete genome, chromosome 36 harbors:
- a CDS encoding myosin heavy chain kinase a-like protein, coding for MNPATQDAAAAEEESPVVCTAKKYIFDLHSYAWKESDCLIRIPRPHKGMGHGGMRVCYAVEDVDEEGAGTPMVAKMFRRNISDVVEKDYFNEGAAQCMCEEFANNFNRIHLTNIHKPNISFLQCYVVRIPRDSIPVASQKKRTGFFSYKTQDTGEVMFVMEPMLSGKFTKYNSNYGETYREDKKAALTSSEAKRRTEVFEAAEAFSHFTLVESGGSMLVCDLQGVNDFLTDPQIHTEDGKGLGMGNMGQEGIDKWIEKHECNEICRALGLQPLLGAVPSSTACAKEENLNLGLRAQLQSQNPVRLRDLVPLTKPLEEMTEAERIEYALKVSRLTD